Proteins from a genomic interval of Arachis hypogaea cultivar Tifrunner chromosome 10, arahy.Tifrunner.gnm2.J5K5, whole genome shotgun sequence:
- the LOC112715175 gene encoding uncharacterized protein, with protein MQHDEVIWHVIRHNHCSFMAKITTGNFCRNPYNVTGLCNRSSCPLANSRYATIREENGVFYLYMKTIERAHMPNKLWERVKLPRNYEKALEVIDKHLMYWPKLLIHKTKQRLTKMTQMRIRMRKLALKTREKIMTTPRKEIKREARREEKAEKAALLEKSIEKELLERLQKGVYQQSDIYNYPIEQYNKVLDMDNLQPAEEEEEEAEIEYVEGYDELEEEDDMEDFVNFRIDDAGGDDNDENAGSSEDEEAEAAAQRRVKRKNKLASMKSEKDSFDLKSKKAKVLVEVERDDADERQREVSVR; from the exons ATGCAGCACGATGAGGTTATATGGCACGTTATTAGGCACAACCATTGTAGTTTCATGGCCAA AATTACAACGGGGAATTTTTGTAGAAACCCTTACAATGTTACTGGACTTTGCAATCGAAGCTCGTGCCCCTTAGCTAACAGTCGCTATGCTACTATACGAGAGGAAAATG GTGTGTTTTACCTTTACATGAAAACTATAGAAAGAGCTCATATGCCAAACAAGTTGTGGGAAAGAGTTAAGCTGCCAAGGAATTATGAAAAGGCACTTGAAGTCATTGACAAACATCTG ATGTATTGGCCTAAGCTTCTTATACACAAAACAAAGCAACGATTGACCAAAATGACCCAGATGCGGATACGTATGAGGAAACTTGCGTTGAAGACAAG GGAGAAAATAATGACAACTCCAAGGAAGGAGATAAAGAGAGAGgctagaagagaagagaaggctGAAAAGGCAGCTTTGTTAGAAAAG TCTATTGAGAAAGAGCTACTGGAGCGCCTTCAAAAAGGAGTTTATCAACAAAGTGACATTTACAATTATCCTATTGAACAATACAATAAAGTTCTTGATATGGACAACCTTCAAcctgctgaggaagaggaggag GAAGCAGAGATAGAGTATGTGGAAGGTTATGATGAACTTGAAGAGGAAGATGACATGgaggattttgttaattttagaatTGATGATGCTGGTGGTGATGACAATGATGAAAATG CTGGAAGCTCTGAAGATGAAGAGGCAGAAGCAGCTGCTCAAAGAAGGGTGAAACGGAAGAATAAGTTAGCTTCAATGAAATCTGAGAAGGATTCTTTTGATCTTAAATCAA
- the LOC112715177 gene encoding asparagine synthetase [glutamine-hydrolyzing] 2, giving the protein MCGILAVLGCVDNSQAKRARIIELSRRLKHRGPDWSGLHCHGDCYLAHQRLAIVDPTSGDQPLYNEDKTVVVTVNGEIYNHKELRQKLSSHQFRTGSDCEVIAHLYEEYGEEFIDMLDGMFSFVLLDTRDKSFIAARDAIGITPLYLGWGLDGSTWFASEMKALSDDCERFISFPPGHIYSSKQGGLRRWYNPPWFTEQIPSTPYDPQILRQAFEKAVLKRLMTDVPFGVLLSGGLDSSLVAAVTNRFVAQSAAAQQWGSQLHTFCIGLKGSPDLKFAKEVADYLGTRHYELYFTVQEGIDALEEVIYHIETYDVTTIRASTPMFLMSRKIKSMGVKMVLSGEGSDEIFGGYLYFHKAPNKEEFHEETCRKIKALHLYDCLRANKSTSAWGIEARVPFLDKEFINTAMSIDPEWKMIRPDLGRIEKWVLRNAFDDETNPYLPKHILYRQKEQFSDGVGYSWIDGLKEHANQQVTDGMLLHANYVYPENTPTTKEAYLYRTIFEKHFPKNAARSTVPGGPSVACSTAKAVEWDAEWSKNPDPSGRAALGVHAAAYEAAADAKTA; this is encoded by the exons ATGTGCGGAATCCTTGCAGTCTTGGGTTGTGTTGACAACTCTCAGGCCAAGCGCGCTCGCATCATCGAGTTATCTCGCAG ATTGAAGCATAGAGGACCTGATTGGAGTGGATTGCATTGCCATGGAGATTGTTATCTTGCTCATcaaaggcttgctattgttgaCCCCACTTCAGGGGATCAACCTCTTTATAACGAAGACAAGACTGTTGTTGTCACA GTAAATGGGGAGATATATAACCATAAGGAACTGAGACAGAAATTGAGTTCCCACCAGTTTCGAACTGGAAGCGACTGTGAAGTCATTGCTCATCTT TACGAAGAGTATGGAGAAGAATTTATTGATATGCTGGATGGGATGTTCTCCTTTGTCCTTCTTGACACAAGAGATAAAAGCTTCATTGCTGCTCGCGACGCTATTGGCATTACCCCTCTTTACTTGGGATGGGGCCTTGATG GATCGACATGGTTTGCATCTGAAATGAAAGCTTTAAGTGATGATTGTGAGAGATTCATATCTTTTCCGCCAGGGcatatatattccagcaaacaGG GAGGATTAAGAAGATGGTACAATCCACCATGGTTCACAGAGCAAATTCCATCAACACCCTATGATCCTCAGATCTTACGTCAAGCCTTTGAGAAG GCTGTGCTTAAGAGGTTGATGACTGATGTACCTTTTGGAGTTCTTTTGTCGGGAGGACTTGACTCATCGCTTGTTGCTGCCGTGACCAATCGTTTTGTGGCTCAATCTGCAGCTGCACAACAGTGGGGATCACAGTTGCATACTTTCTGTATTGGTTTAAAG GGCTCTCCAGATTTGAAATTTGCAAAAGAGGTAGCAGATTATCTTGGTACTCGACATTATGAACTTTATTTCACAGTTCAG GAAGGTATAGATGCACTTGAAGAAGTCATTTACCACATTGAAACATATGATGTGACAACTATCAGAGCAAGTACTCCAATGTTCCTTATGTCCAGAAAAATCAAATCCATGGGAGTGAAAATGGTTCTTTCGGGAGAAGGTTCAGATGAAATATTTGGAGGTTACCTATATTTCCATAAAGCACCTAATAAAGAAGAGTTTCATGAAGAAACATGTCGAAAA ATCAAAGCTCTTCATCTTTATGACTGCCTGAGAGCCAATAAATCAACTTCAGCATGGGGTATAGAGGCACGTGTACCATTCTTGGATAAAGAATTTATCAACACAGCCATGAGTATTGATCCAGAGTGGAAAATG ATACGACCTGATCTCGGAAGGATAGAGAAGTGGGTATTGCGCAATGCATTTGATGACGAAACAAATCCATATTTACCAAAG CACATTTTGTACAGGCAGAAGGAACAGTTCAGCGATGGTGTAGGGTACAGCTGGATTGATGGCTTGAAGGAGCATGCTAACCAACAA GTCACAGATGGAATGCTGTTGCATGCTAACTATGTTTACCCTGAAAACACTCCCACAACAAAAGAAGCATACCTCTACAGGACAATTTTTGAGAAGCACTTTCCAAAG AATGCTGCAAGGTCAACCGTTCCAGGAGGTCCTAGTGTAGCGTGCAGCACCGCAAAAGCTGTGGAATGGGATGCCGAATGGTCAAAGAATCCTGACCCTTCCGGCCGTGCTGCTCTTGGTGTTCATGCAGCGGCATATGAGGCTGCAGCAGATGCAAAAACAGCCTAG
- the LOC112715178 gene encoding uncharacterized protein: MGKKQSLRSKATQIVSVILNPISDSDTLKHPPPTPSDEVGGLGGTTSESEKTEERSNDLVDGPDTSSFSAFLYSFLSSSDAGGDNAKVHGQSDGKGASGDGNNSLPDSSLKENNGGKKSLFSRSKQSLGRVIRQAARIGGFRHQGRKDNNSEMNSDCLNGSGLNGVEMNHLSTVKGKESESVSLVDMPEISEPSMLLSDAMRSTLYASLPALVHGRKWLLLYSTWRNGISLSTLYRRSMLWPGLSLLVVGDRRGAVFGSLVEAPLRPSNKKYQGTNSTFVFTSISGHPVIYRPTGLNRYFTLCNTEFLAIGGGSHFALYLDGDLLNGSSSVSETYGNPCLANSQDFEVKEVELWGFVYASKYDEVLAFSRTEAPGICRW; this comes from the exons atgggAAAGAAGCAATCTTTGCGTAGCAAAGCTACCCAGATTGTATCTGTTATCCTGAATCCAATATCTGACTCTGACACTCTCAAACACCCTCCTCCAACACCTTCT GATGAGGTAGGGGGATTAGGAGGAACAACAAGTGAATCAGAGAAAACTGAAGAGCGTAGCAATGATTTAGTTGATGGCCCTGATACCTCATCTTTCAGTGCATTTCTATATTCTTTCTTGTCTTCATCAGATGCTGGAGGAGATAATGCAAAGGTGCATGGACAGAGTGATGGTAAAGGTGCTTCAGGTGATGGTAATAACTCTTTACCCGATTCATCATTGAAGGAGAATAATGGTGGAAAGAAAAGCTTGTTCTCTAGGAGTAAGCAATCACTTGGTAGAGTTATTCGCCAAGCCGCTAGGATCGGTGGATTTCGCCATCAGGGGCGGAAGGATAATAATTCTGAAATGAATTCTGATTGTCTAAATGGTTCTGGATTGAATGGTGTTGAGATGAATCATCTTTCAACTGTGAAAGGGAAAGAATCAGAGTCTGTGTCTTTGGTTGACATGCCAGAAATTTCTGAGCCGTCGATGCTCCTTTCGGACGCGATGAGAAGTACTCTCTATGCTTCTCTTCCTGCTCTTGTTCATGGAAGGAAGTGGCTGTTGCTGTACAG CACTTGGAGGAACGGTATATCACTTTCAACCCTTTATCGAAGAAGCATGCTTTGGCCTGGATTGAGTTTGCTG GTTGTCGGAGACCGAAGAGGAGCTGTGTTTGGAAGCTTAGTTGAAGCACCTCTTAGACCATCCAACAAGAAATACCAG GGAACAAACAGTACATTTGTTTTCACAAGTATTTCTGGCCATCCTGTTATATATCGTCCAACAG GGTTAAACCGCTATTTCACACTATGCAACACTGAGTTCTTAGCAATTGGAGGAGGAAGTCATTTTGCGCTTTATTTGGATGGTGATCT ATTGAATGGCTCAAGCTCGGTCTCGGAAACCTACGGAAATCCTTGCCTTGCGAATTCTCAAGATTTCGAAGTGAAGGAAGTAGAG TTATGGGGCTTTGTGTATGCTTCAAAATATGATGAAGTACTTGCATTTAGCAGAACAGAGGCACCTGGCATCTGTCGATGGTAA
- the LOC112715179 gene encoding cyclin-dependent kinase F-4-like, with product MERYELIKEVGDGSFGSVWRAINKQTGEVVAIKIMKKNYYSWEECLNLREVKSLRQMNHPNIVKLKEVIRESDILYFVFEYMECNLYQLMEHREKMFSEGEVRNWCFQVFQGLAYMHQHGYFHRDLKPENLLVNKDIIKIADLGLAREISSEPPYTDYVSTRWYRAPEVLLQSYLYSSKVDMWAMGAIMAELLSLRPLFPGANEADEIYKICGVMGSPTIESWADGLKLARDINYEFPQLAGVHLSALIPSASDDAISLIRSLCSWDPCKRPTAAEALQHPFFQTCFYVPPSLRTRSALDQQGVRRYSSMLPNSKLTNNFSSPKLHPPLALDTVNQNGSKNENWISESGNFMLRAAQPIPTGRTFSRKVAG from the coding sequence ATGGAGAGGTACGAGTTAATTAAGGAAGTTGGTGATGGATCGTTTGGGAGTGTTTGGAGAGCTATTAATAAGCAAACTGGAGAAGTTGTTGCAATTAAAATAATGAAGAAGAACTATTACTCTTGGGAGGAGTGTTTAAACCTGAGAGAAGTCAAGTCACTAAGACAAATGAACCACCCAAATATTGTGAAGCTAAAGGAAGTTATTCGAGAAAGCGACATTCTGTACTTTGTTTTTGAGTACATGGAATGCAACCTGTACCAACTTATGGAACACAGGGAGAAGATGTTTTCTGAGGGTGAAGTTAGGAATTGGTGTTTTCAAGTTTTTCAAGGTCTTGCTTATATGCACCAGCATGGATACTTCCACCGTGATCTGAAGCCTGAGAACTTGCTGGTTAACAAGGATATCATAAAAATTGCTGATCTTGGCCTAGCACGTGAGATCAGTTCAGAACCACCCTACACTGATTATGTCTCCACACGCTGGTATCGTGCTCCTGAAGTGCTGCTTCAATCTTATCTGTATAGCTCCAAAGTTGACATGTGGGCAATGGGTGCTATAATGGCTGAACTGTTGTCTCTTCGTCCTCTTTTCCCTGGTGCCAATGAAGCGGATGAGATCTACAAAATATGCGGTGTGATGGGCAGCCCAACTATTGAATCATGGGCTGATGGGCTGAAACTTGCAAGGGATATAAACTATGAGTTCCCACAGCTTGCTGGTGTACATCTTTCGGCACTAATACCATCTGCGAGTGATGATGCAATCAGCCTTATCAGGTCGCTTTGCTCGTGGGATCCCTGCAAGAGGCCAACAGCTGCAGAGGCCCTTCAACATCCCTTTTTCCAGACTTGTTTTTACGTTCCTCCATCCCTTCGTACTAGATCTGCTCTTGATCAGCAAGGGGTTAGGAGATATTCTAGCATGTTGCCTAATTCAAAGCTCACCAATAACTTCTCTTCTCCGAAATTGCATCCTCCTTTAGCTTTGGATACGGTGAATCAGAATGGAAGTAagaatgagaattggatttctgAATCTGGAAACTTCATGCTGAGAGCTGCACAGCCGATCCCCACCGGAAGAACTTTCAGTCGAAAGGTTGCTGGATGA